From Rattus rattus isolate New Zealand chromosome 17, Rrattus_CSIRO_v1, whole genome shotgun sequence, the proteins below share one genomic window:
- the Gins2 gene encoding DNA replication complex GINS protein PSF2 isoform X1, producing the protein MDAAEVEFLAEKELVTIIPNFSLDKIYLIGGDLGPFNPGLPVDVPLWLAINLKQRQKCRLLPPEWMDVEKLEQMRDEERKEETFTPVPSPHYMEITKLLLNHASDNIPKADTIRTLIKDLWDTRMAKLRVSADSFVRQQEAHAKLDNLTLMEINTSGAFLTQALNHMYKLRTNLQPSESLQSQDF; encoded by the exons ATGGACGCGGCCGAGGTGGAGTTTTTGGCCGAGAAGGAGCTGGTAACTATCATCCCGAACTTCAGTCTGGACAAGATCTACCTGATCGGG GGGGACCTGGGGCCCTTCAACCCCGGCTTACCCGTGGACGTGCCCCTGTGGCTGGCCATTAAcctgaaacagagacagaagtgcCGTCTGCTACCTCCAGAGTGGATGGATGTGG AGAAATTGGAGCAGATGCGGGATGAGGAGCGGAAGGAGGAGACTTTCACCCCGGTGCCCAGCCCACACTACATGGAGATCACGAAGCTCCTGCTGAATCA TGCTTCTGACAACATTCCCAAAGCAGACACCATCCGGACACTGATCAAAGATCTGTGGGACACACGCATGGCCAAGCTTCGGGTGTCTGCTGACAGTTTTGTGCGGCAGCAAGAGGCACATGCTAAG CTGGACAACTTGACCTTGATGGAGATCAACACCAGTGGGGCCTTCCTCACCCAAGCTCTCAACCACATGTACAAACTCCGCACGAACCTTCAGCCCTCTGAGAGCTTGCAGTCTCAGGACTTCTAG
- the Gins2 gene encoding DNA replication complex GINS protein PSF2 isoform X2, with protein MDAAEVEFLAEKELGDLGPFNPGLPVDVPLWLAINLKQRQKCRLLPPEWMDVEKLEQMRDEERKEETFTPVPSPHYMEITKLLLNHASDNIPKADTIRTLIKDLWDTRMAKLRVSADSFVRQQEAHAKLDNLTLMEINTSGAFLTQALNHMYKLRTNLQPSESLQSQDF; from the exons ATGGACGCGGCCGAGGTGGAGTTTTTGGCCGAGAAGGAGCTG GGGGACCTGGGGCCCTTCAACCCCGGCTTACCCGTGGACGTGCCCCTGTGGCTGGCCATTAAcctgaaacagagacagaagtgcCGTCTGCTACCTCCAGAGTGGATGGATGTGG AGAAATTGGAGCAGATGCGGGATGAGGAGCGGAAGGAGGAGACTTTCACCCCGGTGCCCAGCCCACACTACATGGAGATCACGAAGCTCCTGCTGAATCA TGCTTCTGACAACATTCCCAAAGCAGACACCATCCGGACACTGATCAAAGATCTGTGGGACACACGCATGGCCAAGCTTCGGGTGTCTGCTGACAGTTTTGTGCGGCAGCAAGAGGCACATGCTAAG CTGGACAACTTGACCTTGATGGAGATCAACACCAGTGGGGCCTTCCTCACCCAAGCTCTCAACCACATGTACAAACTCCGCACGAACCTTCAGCCCTCTGAGAGCTTGCAGTCTCAGGACTTCTAG